Sequence from the Natronomonas marina genome:
GAGGGCGTCGGCCAGCGCGACGAAACCCCCCGGTTCGGGTTTCGGCGCGTCGATGCCGCCCGTGACGACGACGGCGTCGAAGGCGTCGCCCCACCCCAGTCGCCCGAGTTTGTCCCGCTGGGTCCGCTCGGGACCGTCGGTCAGGAGACCGACCCGGTAGCGCTCGCGGAGGGTCGCCAGGACGTCCGCCGCGCCCTCGACCGGCTCCATGGCCTCGCCGACGGCCTCGCGGTAGGCGCGGGTGAGCGCGCCGGCGTCCGCCCGCTCGTCGAGGAGCGCCTCGAACACCGGCCGGCGGCTCTCGGAGCCGCTGTGCTCGCGGTGGGCCTCGAGGTAGGCGTCCCGGTCGAGGCCGGCGTCGACGTCCGCGCTGGCCGTCGCGTCCTCCAGCAGCGTCGCACGGTCGCGGCTCGTCACCGCGAGCGTGTCGTCGAGGTCGAACGCGACGGCCTGGAACACGGTCACGGATTGGAGCCTGTGGGGTATAGCTTCTGCGGGCCGTCGAGCGGCAGCGTTTTGGTGGCCGCCCGAGCATCGCCGCCGATGAGCTTCTTCGACGACCTCCGGGACCGCATCGCGGCCGTCGACAGCGTCGTCTCTGTCGGCCTGGATCCCGACCGCGACCGACTCCCCGAGTTCCTCGACGGCGACCTCCCGCGGTGGCAGTTCAACCGCCGAATCATCGACGCGACCCACGAACACGCCGCCTGCTTCAAGCCCAACGCCGCCTTCTACGAGGACCCCGACGGCTGGCGCGCGCTGGAAGAGACCGTCGCCTACGCCCACGGGAAGGGCGTTCCCGTCCTGCTGGACGCGAAGCGAGGCGACATCGGCAACACCGCCCGCCAGTACGCCGACCTGCTGGACGACGACGGCCTCGGCGTCGACGCCATGACGGTGAACCCCTACATGGGCAGAGACACCCTGGAGCCGTACCTCTCGATGCCGGAGAAGGGCGTCATCGTGCTGTGTCGGACCTCCAACCCCGGCGGCGCCGACTTCCAGAACCTCGAGGTCGGCAACGGCAAGCCGCTCTACGAGTACGTCGCCCAGCGCGCCGCCGAGTGGAACGAGCACGACAACGTCGGCCTCGTCGTCGGGGCGACGGCGCCCGAAGAACTCGAGGCGGTCCGGGAACTCGTCGATTTGCCCTTCCTCGTGCCGGGCGTCGGCGCCCAGGGGGGCGACGCCGAGGCCGCAATCGAGTACGGTCTCGCCGACGGCGTCGGCCTGGTCAACTCCTCGCGGGGCGTCATCTTCGCCGGCGAGGGGGCCGACGACGAGGCTGCCTACTTCCGGGCGGCCGGCGATGCCGCGAAGAAACTGAAGCGGCGGCTGAACCGGTATCGGTAGGACGGAGCGGCCGACCAGCATCCGCGAGCGCGCCGCGGGCGCGCTCGCGGTTCCCGGCGATGAGGCGCCGAAGGCGCCGAATCGCCGTAGCGCGCGCGGACTGGAGCGAGCGAAGCGAGCGAAAGGAGCACGCGCGCATATTTTCCCCACGTTTTTGCCGGCGCGGCGAAGCCGCGACGTGCAAAAAGTGGGGGTCCTAGAACCGATACTCGTCGACGCCGTCGGGGTAGTCGCGCTCCTCGCGCTCGTCGGCCGGCACGTCACGGAGGTCGGCCAGACAGTCCGTACAGAGCCCAGTCTCGGTGTCGTAGTGTTTCGCACAGACGAGCCGTCCACAGCGGTCACAGCTGTCCTCGACGGTGGCCGCCTCACAGATTTCACAGAGCCCCGCGACGCTCATACCGGACGTTGTGTCCGCAGGCTGATAAAGCCGGAGGCTTACGTGGGTGTGGCCCCTAGAGCGGCCGTGCAGCAAGACCGGCTCCTCGTCGGCCTCACGTTCGTCTTCGCGGCGATGACCGCGACGGTCCTTTTGATCGCGGTCGCGGCCTTCGAGCCCGTCCTGTTCGTCCTCGCGGTCCCGCTGGGAGCGGCGACGGCCCTCTTCTGGTACCAGTCATCCGGAAAGCTCCGCGAGCGGGTCGCCCGGAGCAGGCGCCGCGGGACCGCCGACGGACCGGGCGGCGGGTTCGGCGCCGGCGCCCGCCGGGAGGCGCGCCGCGACCGGGAGCGGGCCCGTCGGGGGCAACGCCAGCGTCGGGGACGACGGCAGCGTGGACCCGCCGGCCGTCAGGCCGCGACCGGTCTCAGCCCCGCCGAGGCCTACCGGCGACTCGACCTCGACCCCGGCGCCGACGAGAGCGACGTGAAACGGGCCTATCGGCGGAAGGTCAAGGACGTCCACCCGGACCGCGGCGGCGACGAGGAGGAGTTCAAGCGCGTGACCGAGGCCTACGAGACGCTCGTCGGCTGAACGGCGTGGTTTTATGCCCGCTGCGGCCCTCCGTTCGGCCATGAGCGACCTGCTCTCTGACGAGGAAATCGAGGCACGGCTACCGGACGGCTGGGAGCGCGACGGCGACGAAATCGCCCGCACCTTCGAGTTCGACTCCTACCTCGAGGGCGTCGGCTTCGCGGCCGGCGCCGGCGGTCTCGCCGAGGAGGCGTTCCACCACCCAGAGATGACCGTCGGCTGGCGGGAGGTGGAGGTCCGGCTGACCACCCACGACGCCGGCGGCATCACCGAAAACGACACCGACCTCGCCGCCCGGCTGAACGAACTGGCGGACTGATGGCGACCGGCGAGGCGGAGTACGTCTTCTCGGTGCGGGTCGACCTCTCGCCGGACGATCCGGACCTGCGGCTCGACCCCGCGACCGTCGAGACGACGCTGTTCAGGCGGGCCGCCGACCCCGGCGAGGACGGCTGGCTGTTCTTCCGGGACAACCTCTGGCGGGGCGAAGTGAACGACCCCGACTACCTCCGGCAGTCGGCGGCGGCGGCCCTCGACGCCGACGTCGTCTCCATCGAGTTCCGCGAACTCCGGACGGAGGCGGCGTACTTCGAGGCGCTGAAGGCCGAAATCGCCGACGACCTCGCGCTCTTCCGGGCCGAGGACGCCGCCGAGGTCGTCAAGAAGTACCTCGGCTCGCGGGTCCACGTCGTCGACCGATGACCGGCGACCCGGTGACCGTCCGACGACCGGGCGAGCGGGACCGGTCCGACCCGGAAGACACTTACCGGACAGCCCGCTACCGTACGAGTCCATGACTGTCCCGCCGTACGACCACTGGGCGTTCGACCTCGACGGGACGCTCGTCGACGTCGAACCGGCGTACATCCACGACGTTTTCGGGCGGGTGGGCGACCGCCTCGGCTACGGGTTCACCGACGAGCAGGCCGAGACCATCTGGCACGGTCTCGGCGGCGTCCGCAACGACCAGCTCGAGGCGTGGGGCGTCGACGTCGATGCCTTCTGGGAGGCGTTCCACGCCGAGGAGGACGGCCAGGCCCGCGCGGAGGCGACCTTCCTCCACGACGACGCGGCCGTCGTCGGCGAACTCGAGGCGCCGACGGTGCTGGTGACCCACTGCCAGGAGCACCTCACCGACCCGGTGCTGGAGACGCTGGACATCCGGGACTGGTTCGACGCGGTGGTCTGCTGTACGCCCGAGACGGGGTGGAAACCCGACCCCGAACCGGTCCACATGGCGCTACACGCGGCCGGCGCCCGCGGCGGGTCGGGCGTGCTGGTCGGGGACGGCCCGCAGGACGTCGGTGCCGCCTGGAACGCCGGTCTCGACGGCGCCCACGTCGAGCGCCACGGCCACGAACGGCGCGGTCTCTGTGTGGTCGGCGACCACCGCCTCGAAGGGGTCGACGAACTCGTCCAGTCGTAGCGTTCGTCGAACGCGCGGTGCGGAAGGGCGGTGTTCGGATGAGCGTGCGAATGTAGTGGGTGGTTCACGGATATCGGAGCGAACTCACTCGTTGACGACCTCGAAAGCCCTCGCGGCGCTCGACCCTCCGGGACTCGCTGCGCGCCTCGGTCGCTCCGCTCCCTGCGGTGCTTGCGTCGTCCGGGAGGGGCCGACCGCCGCTCGCCCTTTCAGTCCGCCAGGATGTCGGCTGACCCCGGCGGTCCCTGGTGGACTGAAAGGGCCGAGGGCTTTCGAGGTCATCACGCCGAGTTCGAAGCCAGTCTACCGGACCACTCGGTAAACACTCTCGTTCGAACGCCACCCCCGGAAGGGACCGGCGATTCATTTATTCTCGATCCCGTACAACTTCACACATGACGTTCGTCGTCCCCTTCGACGGCTCGGAACTGGCCGAGACCGCGCTCGTTCGCGCGAGCGAGTTCGCAGACGTACTCGACGAGCGGGTCCTGGCCGTGACGGTCGTCCCGCGCCGGAACAAGCAGTACGCCCGCGAACACGGCTGGCTTGGCCCGGAGGAACCGTTCGACGTGAAGTCCATCATCTCGTCGCTCCACGAACGGGTCGTCGACCTCGTCCCCGAGGCCGACTTCCGCCACATCACCGTCGACAAGTACGCCCCGACCGGGACGATAAGCACGCAGATCTCGAAGGCCGCCCGTCAGGAGGACGCCTCGATGGTGTTTCTCGGCAGCGAGAACGCCGGTCGCATCGTCACCTCGGTCACGAGCGTCGGCGGCAATATCTCGAGCCGTGGCGGATACGACATCGTCATCATCCGGAACCGCGCGCCCTCGAAGATCGAACGGCTCCAGGACGCGGGCGACCCCGACGCGAAGTCGGATTTCTTCGTCACGTAACCGGGCCGTCCGCCGTAACCGAGGATTCAGTTGCGACCTGGATTTATTATCTCTCTATATTATAGAAAATTTAATAATTTGTCGTCGACTAGTCCCCTTCGCGTATGGTCCTCGGAGAGGTCACCCGTTCACTCCTCGGGAGCTTACTGGCTCTCTCGGTCATCGTCGTCGGCACGTACTTCATAAAAGCCGCCGTCGGCTACGTCGTCTGGGCCGTGAGAGATTCGGCGACCGACGTCGGGACCACGGTCGACGCTCTACCCGAAGACATCGACCGGGGATCGAAGAGGAAGGTAGTCGACGGCGACCGGATCACGGCGACGCGGTTCAGCACGCTTCCGCCGCGATGGGTGGTGAGTTCGACCGCGGTCGAGACGCTCGACCGAGACGAACTGGAGTGTCTGATTTCGCACGTCTCGTCCCACGTCCGCAGTCACGGTCGAGCGATACACAACGTGGCAATCGGAGTCGGCGTGGTGCTGGTACTCGCTGCTCCGCGGATCGGTGCCGCGTTCCCACCGGGTTTGAACCGGCTCCTTCCGGTTGCGGGGTTCCTCCCCGCAGTCGGGTATTTCGCGGTCTGCCTGCCGGTGATCGAACGGTGGCTGGTCTATCGTGCGGACCGCCGGGCAGCGGCGAACTGCGGACGCGGGACGTATCTGGAGTTCCTCGAGACGAAGACGCGAGTCGACCCGTCCCGAGCGGTCTGGCAGCGGTGGCTGGAACCCACCCCCGAACGGCGCCTCGAGAAGCTCCGGGCCCGCGTATCCGCCGAATAGTTGGCGCCGACTCGGGGCGACCGCTACGGACCGCGATACGTCGCCGGGCGCTCGGTCACTCCGCCCGATAGCCCGGCAGGTCGGCCACGACGTCCTCGACGGACGCCAGGGCGGTCTCGAAGTCCCGGACGCCCGGCTTCTCGCGGCGGGCCTCGCTGGCGACAACCCGGACGGACTCCTCGCCGCAGGCCACGAAGCCCATCCCGAGCGATTCGGCCGTCGCCCGCAGGCCGAGACCGGCGTCGGCCGCCCCCGCCAGCACCTTCCTCGCGGGCGATTCGTGGGCCCGGACCGCGAACTCGAAGCCGTCGATTCCCTCGACGAGACTGTGGCGGTCGACGCCGCGCTCGTCGGCCAGGTCGGCGACGGCGTTCCCGAGCGTCGTCCGCAGCCCCGAGTCGGTCGTCCGGTTGACGAACCGCACCTCGCGGTCGACCAGGTCGGCCACCCCCTCGACTCCCTTCGGATTGCCCTCGGGAACGAGTAGCCCCCACTCGCGGGACCAGCCGCCGAGTTCGACGGCGCCGTCGGGGTCGGCCTCGCCCGTGAGGACGGCCACGTCGGTGACGCCGTCGCGGAGTCGGCGTGCCCCCTGCCGGCTGCCCACGCCGAGGTAGCGCGGCCGCTCGACGCGGTCGAGCAACCGGGAGAGGGCGGGGTCGTCCTCGCCGGCACCGAAGACGGCGGGCGGCCGGACGTCCGGCGAGAACAGCTGGACCTCGACGCGCTCGTCGGCGTCGAGGTACTCGACGTCGGGCGGGACCGCGACGACGCCGTCGGCCTCGACGAGGCTCGTCGTCGCGCCGCTGCCCTTGTCGACCGGGTAGACGAGCGTCTCGCCGTCGCCGTCCGTGACGAGGCCGACCGGCATGTACCGCAGGCGGCCCTCCTCGTAGCGCTCCCGGACGGCCATCGACCCCTCGACGGTCGCCGTCTGCGGTTCGGGCAGGCCGGCGGCCTCGCGGATGGCCGGTGCGACGAAGGTCCGGAAGATGGTCAGCGCCGAGACGGGGTAGCCGGGCAGGCCGACGTATGCACTCCCGGCGAGCCGGCCGACCAGCATCGGCTTGCCCGGCTTGACCGCGACGCCGTGCAGCAGGAGTTCGCCGGACTCCTCGACGACGCGGTAGATGACGTCGACGGCCGACGCCGAGGTCGACCCCGAGGACAGCACCAGGTCGCACTCCGCGGCGGCCTCCCGGAGGACGGACTCCATGGCGTCGTAGTCGTCGCCGGCGTGGGGGTAGAGCCGCGCCTCGCCGCCGGCCTCCTCGACGGCCGTCGCCGTCGTGTAGCTGTTGACGTCGTATATCTCGCCGGCGTCGCTGTTCAGCGGGTCGCCGGGCCGGACCAGTTCGTCGCCCGTCGAGATGATGCCCACCGTGGGCCTCCCGCGGACGGGCACCTCGTCGACGCCGAGCGCCGACAGCAGGCCGATTTCCCGCGAAGTGAGCACCGTTCCCGGCCCGAGCGCGCGCTCGCCGGCCGCCACGTCCGCGCCGGCGAACATCACGCGGTCGCCCGGCGCCAGCGACGTGCGGACGAGGACGTCGTCACCCTCCGCGTCTCGCGGTTCGGACTCGCTCCGCTCGCCCTCTCCGCGAGACCGTTCGGTGTCGCTCCGCGACACCCTGTCCGTTCGCTCGACCATTACCACCGCGTCGGCGCCGGGCGGCAGGACGGCGCCGGTCGATACCTCGGCGCACTCGCCGTCGCCGACCTCGACGTCGGGTTCGACGCCGGCGTGGACCTCGCCGACCAGTTCGAGGCGGGCGGGCTCGGCCTCGTCGGCGCCGAAGGTGTCGGCCGCCCGGACCGCGTAGCCGTCGACGCTGGCGCGGTCGAAGCCCGGCACGTCCAGTTCCGCGTCGACGCGTTCGGCGAGCACGCGGCCGCGGGCCTCACGGAGCGGGACCGTCTCGTCGTCCGGCCGCAGCTCCAGCGACGCGATGGCCTCGCGGGCCGCCTCGGGGTCGGCGAGGTCGCGGAACTCCTTTCTACTCATGGTACTCCCAGTTCTCGACGGCGACGGTCTCGCCGGCCGGTATCCCCTCCCGCGGTTCGGGGACGACGACCCAGCCGTCCGCCAGGGCGACGCTGGAGAGGACACCGGCCCCGCTGGCCCGAGTCGGCGTCGCCTCCAGGCCGTCGTCGCTCTCGTCTCGTGGCCCGTTCCCCTCGCCGCTGGACCCGTTCTGGTCGCCCTGCGAGACGCGCTCCAGTTTCACGCGGGCGAACGTCTTGACGCCGGGTTCGCTACGTATCTTCCGGGTTAGCGTCGCCTCCCTCGTGGGCAGGGGGTGGGCGGGCATCCGGCCCAGGTGCTTGATCAGCGGCCGGAGGAACTGGACGGCGTTGACGATGGCCGCGACCGGGTAGCCGGGCAGCATGACGACGGTCACGCCGTTCACTCGGCCCAGCGCGACAGGGTGGCCGGGCTTCAGCGCGACGCCGTGGACGAACACCTCGCCCAGTTCCTCGACCACCTCCGGGATCAGGTCCCGCTCGCCGACCGAGGAGCCGCCGGTGGTGACGACGACGTCGCGGGTGAGGTCCCGCTCGACGGCCGCCCGCAGCGCCTCGAAGTCGTCGGTGACGATGTTGCGCCGCGTCACGTCGGCGCCCCACCGCTCGGCAAGTCGGGAGACGGTAAAGCGGTTCGTCTCGATTACCTCCCCGGGGGCGGGGTCGGCCTGGACCAGTTCCTCGCCGGTCGGGACGACGGCCACCTCGGGTTCGGCGACCGCCTCGACGACGTCGACGCCGGTGGCCTTCAGCAGGCCCAGGTCCGAGGGCCGCAACTGGTCGCCGGGGTCGTAGAGGCGCTGGCCCGCCTCGACGTCCTCGCCGACGGGGGCGACGTTCTCGCCGCCGGCGACGGCGTCGAACACCTCCAGGTCGTCGTTGACGGTCTCGACGTCTTCGACTTTCACGACGGCGTCGGCACCGGCCGGCAGTTCGCTCCCGGTGTGGACCCGGACTGCGGCGTCGGGACCGACCGAGTCGGCGGGCCGCAGCACCGACGGCGAGCGGTCCGAGGCGCCGAAGGTGTCCTCGGCGCGGACCGCCCACCCGTCCATCGCGGCGCGGGCGTAGTGGGGCACGTCCCGGGCGGCGTCTATCGGGTCGGCCACGACGCGTCCGTCGGCGGCCGACAGTGGAATCCGCTCGGTTCGCTCGATCCGGTCGGTCTCGAGCAGGCGCTGGCGTGCCGTCGCCACCCGCGTCCGCTCCTTGAAGCCCGACCGACGTACGTCGCTCATATGCCCACTGAGGGTGCCGGCGTCAAAAGGCTCACTCCGGGACGACGAGCACCGAGTCGGGCCGGACGACGAAGGTGGGCGCGATCGATGCGGGAGCCGTCGCGGTACCGCCGTCGGCGTCCACCGTGACCTCCCCCGGTGGGGTCGCCGGGACGGTAACCGATTCCTTCGGCGGGAGCGTCACCGAATCCGGCCGCTGTCGGCCGCCGACCATCACCCGGAGCGTAACCGCCTTCGGGCCGTCGTTGTAGATCATCGCGCCCCGCGCCCCACCTCCCGGCGACCTGCTCGCGCGTGCCATCAGTAAATCTCTGGTGTGTGTTATCAAGTATCTATCGACGGTTTCGGTCCCGGAGCCTCCGCCACCGGGGGCTTTAACGCGCCGCCGGCCGTACGTGGTCGTATGCAACTGCGCGAGGCGTTGGGCGACCTGCCGGAAACGGTGTTTGCGGACATGCTGGAGAGTGACGATGCCTACCTCCTCGTTCTCGATCTACCGGGCGCCAGCGCCGACACGGTCGACGTGACGGTCAAGGACGGACGGCTCCGCGTCGAGGCGCGCAGGGAGAAGTCGATCCCGGCGTCGTTCCGCTACGTGACCGAGGAGCGGTCGCTGTTTCTCGACGCCGAGTTGCCGCTCCCCCCGGACGCGACCGGGGCCGACGCGGAGGGCGATGTCGAGCGGGGCGTCCTCCGGCTTCGATTGCCCAAGTCGGCCGACGACGGCGGTGAGCGTATTCCGATCTCCTGAGGTGGACGTGGGTGACCCTCCGCTCCTATCGGCGGTTCGTCGTCGTCGCCTACCAGTTCCTGCCGCTACTCCTGGCGTACGCCCGTGACCGCAACCGGTTTCTCCTGTTCGGCGCGAGCCGACAGGTGTCGGCCGAAACCCGCCGGAAGCGGGCACGCTCGCTCCTGGACTCGCTCCTGACGCTGGGGCCGACGTTCATCAAGCTGGGCCAGCTGCTGTCGACGCGTCCCGACGTGTTGCCCCCCGAGTACGTCGAGGAGTTCGAGTCCCTGCAGGACGACGTCCCGCCAGCCGAGTGGGCCGACGCCAGGGAGATACTCGAGGCCGACATCGGCCGCGTTGAGGAGACGTTCGACGACTTCACGACCGAGGCGATAAGCGGCGCCAGCCTCGGGCAGGTGTACGTCGCCACCTACGAGGGTCGTCGGGTCGCCGTGAAGATCCGCCGCCCCGGCATCGAGCGACTCGTCGAGGCCGACCTCCGGGTCATTCGGTGGTCGCTGCCGATCCTGATGCGGTTCGTCGACCGGGCGCGGTCGTTCTCGCTGGAGACGCTGGCCGACGAGTTCGAGAAGACCATCCGCGAGGAGATGGACTACGAGCGCGAGCGCCGGATGCTCGAGGAGATCGGAACCAACCTCGCCGACAACGACCGGGTACGGGTCCCGGCGGCGGTGCCCGAACTCTCCAGTAAGCGCGTCCTGACGATGGAGTACGTCGGCGGGACGAAGATCTCCCAGATCGACGACCTGGACGCGCTGGGTGTCGACCGGACCGCGCTGGCGACGACGCTGCAGCGCGTCTACCTTCAGATGATCGTCGAGGACGGCGTCTTCCACGCCGACCCCCACCCCGGCAACCTCGCCGTCAAGGACGACGGCACCGTCGTCTTCTACGACTTCGGGATGTCCGGCCGGGTCGACCCGCTCATCCAGGAGAAGATCGTCGAGTTCTACATGGCCGTCGCCCGCCAGGACACCGACGCCATCCTCGACACGCTCATCGAGATGGGGACGCTCAGCCCCGAGGCCGACCGCGAGGTGATGTCGAACGTGATGGAACTGGCCATCGCCGACGCCCGCGGCGAGAACATCGAACAGTACCGCGTCCAGCAGATCATCCAGCAGGTCGAGGACACCATCTACGAGTTCCCGCTCCGCTTGCCGCCCAACCTCGCGCTGGTGCTGCGGGTCGCCACCGTCGTCGAGGGCGTCTGCGTGACGCTGGACCCCGACTTCGACTTCATCGCGGTCGCGACCGACTACCTCGGCGAGGAGGGGTTCATCGAGGATAGCGCCCGCGACTTCGTAGCGGAGCGGGCCACGGAGTTCCAGGAGTTCGGACAGTCGATGGTCCGGGTACCGCCGAAGCTCGAGCGGACCCTCGACAGCGTCGACCGCGGCGACGTCACCGTCCAGTTCGAGGTCTCCGACGACGAACGAGCACTGGATCGGCTGGCCAAACGGCTCATCCTCGGCGGCCTGCTGTCGGCGACGATCATGGCCTCGGCAGTGCTGTACGCCTTCTCGACGCTCGTGGCCGCGCTCGTGCCCGCCGCCGTCGCCGTCCCGGTCGCCGTCATGCTGTGGCGGTCGTTCCGCCAAAAGAAGGGCCTCCGGGCGACCCCGCAGTTCACCCGCCAGCAGATGCGACAGCGCCGCGGCGACGAGTAGCGACCGTCCGGTCGGAGCTCTACTCGACGTTCTCGCCGGTGCGCCAGTAGTCGATGATGTCCCGCAACAGGTCGGTGCCGATATCGCCGGCCCGCCAGTCGTCGATGGCCCGGCGGAGCCCGTCGGTGTCGACGACGCCCCCGTCGAGGTAGGGGTCGAGTTCGGTTCCGGCGTCGCCGGCCGGCGAGCTATCGAGGTATGGAACGCAGTCGACGTTCCCGACGCACTGTCCGGCCGCCGGTCCGCTGGACTGTCCCCACCAGTTGTCGGTCGCGTCCCCGACGGGGCGGTCGGTCGCGCCCTCCTCGGCGTTGATGCCGCCGTTGACGTTGCCTGTGATGCTGGTGTTGGTGACGGTCCAGAGCCCCTCCGTGTATTCGGCGTTGAGTCCGAACCTGCCGCGGTAGTCGCCGTTGTTCTCGATGGTGGAGTTCTCGATGCGCCACTGCCCGGTGGTGTACGTGGCTGCGATGCCGCCCAGGCTGTTGTCGCGGACCGTGATTCGCTCCAGGCGGAACTCGTCGGGCGAGTTCCCCGCCCTGAGCCCCCAGTCGTAGTTCCCGCGCAGGACGGTATCACGGACGACCCAGTTGCTCTCGACGTCGTGCGCGTTGAGTCCCGACCCGCTGTTGTCCGAGAGCGTCGAGTTGTGGATGGTCCACGCGCCGCTGAAACTGCCCGCCACGTCGATGCCGTAGAAGGAGTTACCCGACGCCGTGTGGTTCCCGATCGTCCATGCGCTCTCGCGGCTCAGGATGTAGACGCCCATGCCGAGGCCGTCGAAGTTGTCGTTCGTCGTGGAGTCGAGAATGCGCCAGTCGCCTTCCGAGAGGCCGACCGTGATACCGACGTCCCGGTTCAGGGAGGCGTTGGCCCCGCGGATGGTCCAGGCGGCGCTCCCGTCGTAACCGCCCACCTCGATGCCGTCGTCACCGTTGTGGAGCGCCGTAACGTCGGAAATCGTCCACGCGACGGAGGCTGCCGCGATGTCGATGCCGTCCTCGGCGTTGTGCTGGACCGTGACCTCCCTGATCGTCCAGCCGCCGGTGATAGCCGACTCGTCGTAATCGTCGTAGTGGTATCCGGGTGCGTCCTCGGTGGCCGACGTGCCCGAGCCGATACCGTCCCCGTAGCGCTCGATGGTGAACCCCTCGACGACCAGACCCGTCGAGAGCGACGGGTCGACCGCGATACCGACCGACTCACCGGCGAACGTCGACCCGTTCAGCGTCGCACCATCCGGCGCGACGAGCGTGACGTTCGTGTCGACGACGACCTGCTCGCGGTAGGTGCCCGGACGGACCTCGACGGTGTCCCCGTCGGCGCTCGCGTCGAGGGCCGCCTGGATGGTCGTGTAGTCGCCGCCGCCGCTCGCGTCGACGACGTGCGTCGTGGGCGCCGCGGCCGCCGGGACCGCGCCGATTCCGACCGCCAAGACGGCTGCGACGAGCAGCACCACCACGAACGCGACCGCACGGCGGCCCCGCCGCGACCGCCGACGGCCGACCGGTCGCCGACGGGTCGGTCGGGGTCCGGTCGGGGCGCCCCGCTCGACGGGAGCGCGGGAGAGTTCGGCGACTGGCGAGGTGGTTGCTGGCCTGTGAAAACGGTCGTTCATGGTACCCTCGACGGGAATCGTACTACCCCCGCGGTGGCCGACCCCTCCGATTGCGAGAGAGTTCGGCCGCTGTGGTATTAAAGGCTCGCTTAGCACCTACGAGCGCATCTCGGGCAGTGAGTGGGCCGAACTGAGCGTTTCGGGGCCGCCCGCCGTGATTCGCTCGCTGCCGGTCGGTCGGCGGCGACGGCGAGTGTATCCGCCCGGGGCGGTCGAGTACGATACCGTCGTCGGAATCGGGGCACCACCCAAAAGCGGATACGGCGCGCGCCGGAGGATGAGGTATGCTCTCGGACATCGACAACGCCCGGAAGCTGATGATGCTCCTCGGGGACGAGGGGTTCACCGAGGCTCTGACCGAGGCCGAGGAACTCGTCGAGGACGCAAACGAGACCCTCGACCGCGTCGAGCGCATCGAAGACGAGGCGGCCGAAGCGGTCCGGGAGGCCAACGAGACGCTCCGGGCGGTCGACCGCCGGCTCGACAAGGTCGATCGGACGATCAACCTGCTGGAGGCGAAGATAGAGGCCGGCTTCAGCCTCGGCTTCTTCGTCTTTGCGGCCAACGCCTACTTCGACGGCGACCCGTTCTTCGCGGCCGGGCTGGCCCTCATGGGCCTGCTCGGCGCGGGCCAGCTCGCGGTGACTATCGCCAACATCCCGCAGGTCGAGAAGCTCTGGCAGGGGCTCAACTACCTGCTGGAGCGGCTCGGCGTGCGGCGCCTCGATGAGGAACTCGACGAGCACATCCCCGAGGACCGAGATCCTACGTCCGAAGACGGA
This genomic interval carries:
- a CDS encoding M48 family metallopeptidase — encoded protein: MVLGEVTRSLLGSLLALSVIVVGTYFIKAAVGYVVWAVRDSATDVGTTVDALPEDIDRGSKRKVVDGDRITATRFSTLPPRWVVSSTAVETLDRDELECLISHVSSHVRSHGRAIHNVAIGVGVVLVLAAPRIGAAFPPGLNRLLPVAGFLPAVGYFAVCLPVIERWLVYRADRRAAANCGRGTYLEFLETKTRVDPSRAVWQRWLEPTPERRLEKLRARVSAE
- the pyrF gene encoding orotidine-5'-phosphate decarboxylase codes for the protein MSFFDDLRDRIAAVDSVVSVGLDPDRDRLPEFLDGDLPRWQFNRRIIDATHEHAACFKPNAAFYEDPDGWRALEETVAYAHGKGVPVLLDAKRGDIGNTARQYADLLDDDGLGVDAMTVNPYMGRDTLEPYLSMPEKGVIVLCRTSNPGGADFQNLEVGNGKPLYEYVAQRAAEWNEHDNVGLVVGATAPEELEAVRELVDLPFLVPGVGAQGGDAEAAIEYGLADGVGLVNSSRGVIFAGEGADDEAAYFRAAGDAAKKLKRRLNRYR
- a CDS encoding HAD family hydrolase, whose product is MFQAVAFDLDDTLAVTSRDRATLLEDATASADVDAGLDRDAYLEAHREHSGSESRRPVFEALLDERADAGALTRAYREAVGEAMEPVEGAADVLATLRERYRVGLLTDGPERTQRDKLGRLGWGDAFDAVVVTGGIDAPKPEPGGFVALADALGVSASTVAYVGDDPDRDVAGAATAGMTPVQVVYDGGPAVHPLAAATVERSALRSLPGLLERLGDGADDA
- a CDS encoding J domain-containing protein; this encodes MQQDRLLVGLTFVFAAMTATVLLIAVAAFEPVLFVLAVPLGAATALFWYQSSGKLRERVARSRRRGTADGPGGGFGAGARREARRDRERARRGQRQRRGRRQRGPAGRQAATGLSPAEAYRRLDLDPGADESDVKRAYRRKVKDVHPDRGGDEEEFKRVTEAYETLVG
- a CDS encoding HAD family hydrolase, giving the protein MTVPPYDHWAFDLDGTLVDVEPAYIHDVFGRVGDRLGYGFTDEQAETIWHGLGGVRNDQLEAWGVDVDAFWEAFHAEEDGQARAEATFLHDDAAVVGELEAPTVLVTHCQEHLTDPVLETLDIRDWFDAVVCCTPETGWKPDPEPVHMALHAAGARGGSGVLVGDGPQDVGAAWNAGLDGAHVERHGHERRGLCVVGDHRLEGVDELVQS
- the lwrS gene encoding LWR-salt protein, which translates into the protein MATGEAEYVFSVRVDLSPDDPDLRLDPATVETTLFRRAADPGEDGWLFFRDNLWRGEVNDPDYLRQSAAAALDADVVSIEFRELRTEAAYFEALKAEIADDLALFRAEDAAEVVKKYLGSRVHVVDR
- a CDS encoding universal stress protein, which gives rise to MTFVVPFDGSELAETALVRASEFADVLDERVLAVTVVPRRNKQYAREHGWLGPEEPFDVKSIISSLHERVVDLVPEADFRHITVDKYAPTGTISTQISKAARQEDASMVFLGSENAGRIVTSVTSVGGNISSRGGYDIVIIRNRAPSKIERLQDAGDPDAKSDFFVT
- a CDS encoding 4a-hydroxytetrahydrobiopterin dehydratase yields the protein MSDLLSDEEIEARLPDGWERDGDEIARTFEFDSYLEGVGFAAGAGGLAEEAFHHPEMTVGWREVEVRLTTHDAGGITENDTDLAARLNELAD